In Carassius auratus strain Wakin chromosome 46, ASM336829v1, whole genome shotgun sequence, the following proteins share a genomic window:
- the LOC113064095 gene encoding soluble lamin-associated protein of 75 kDa-like isoform X1, giving the protein MLLTSGGYVIKSATGMDFPVDVLVSGRLEDLEGPAQSYMNKLLYSNPDNTQYFTLPSMRKIQISPASVGFVPLYGANLKHKVLALFAPEDQFTAVALFLAGQWYTVEDILRTSNLAREGLVKVRSVGERTVLYVLNRIIYRTMEMGSKEVPFLCHGEDVFAKILWKNGEAVGFYSVKSKGSLCNSFVSQCYLLPVMDSIFVRKDHRGNGHGLQMLEDFVDSFTDDELGVKYPLTPAMQRVCRKYLSTYPADVDLLWEVEGVGGPYQKVKVANKLDSMALQCNHSSWAAKVSKNGEVAVNEVEMTEESYMDITEEVVVVNKHLKVAEMSELPISTRTRSTECRQKKRQREEPEESNVENRPEKICRVIEPDAEIEPDAVVPQTKEHLDGETGGEQGAATSVQVEEGPADTEILVAEVDEEISVSQEEENEKSAVTADGAQTTQELPLEAEPVNQNGPAEEIETEGESQDDIIGTPEVSEVVEQIDQELVTEEKREVSPPVEEEEEVQQDQEEEVAPAVEDVASAVEETEDTDHSPAVPESPVIPANLVECVSSVQDSDTVEGPPELETPHEETSPSAAGGEDVIIETEKPAVNQQDETASDETLETEESQPAVEHSEKEEPEEKNFPQAEEENKQKKEEDTATTEDDDDEGKSSDEIQDSSPGVRILRGGRIKPVPPTPKHTSRRLSKAVVIQVVDEEENFTSTEEEKGSTEEDEAAEHSSGEEEDPPVIDRRVLRRKTKVIQSTPTKAQRRSKKLLH; this is encoded by the exons GGATGGATTTCCCTGTAGATGTGTTGGTGTCTGGCAGACTGGAGGACTTGGAAGGTCCAGCCCAGAGCTACATGAACAAACTGCTCTACAGCAACCCAGATAACACACAATACTTTACCCTGCCCAGCATGAGaaag ATCCAGATCAGCCCTGCCAGTGTCGGGTTTGTTCCTCTTTATGGAGCAAATCTAAAACACAAAGTCCTGGCTCTGTTTGCTCCTGAGGACCAGTTCACAG ctgtgGCATTGTTCTTAGCTGGCCAGTGGTACACCGTGGAAGATATTCTCAGAACGTCAAATCTTGCAAGAGAAGGCCTTGTGAAg GTGAGGTCTGTCGGGGAGAGGACTGTCTTATACGTGCTGAACCGTATCATTTATCGGACGATGGAAATGGGTTCTAAGGAGGTGCCATTCCTGTGCCATGGAGAAGATGTCTTTGCGAAAATCCTCTGGAAGAATGGAGAGGCGGTGGGCTTCTACTCCGTCAAATCTAAAG GTAGCTTGTGTAATAGCTTTGTGAGCCAGTGCTATCTGCTTCCTGTCATGGACTCTATATTTGTGCGGAAGGATCACCGTGGTAACGGTCATGGCTTGCAGATGTTGGAGGACTTTGTAGACTCCTTTACAGATGATGAACTGGGCGTGAAATACCCTTTAACACCAGCAATGCAAAGGG TATGCAGAAAGTACCTGAGCACATACCCGGCTGATGTGGACCTGTTGTGGGAGGTGGAAGGAGTTGGAGGTCCCTACCAGAAAGTGAAAGTGGCAAACAAACTTGACTCCATGGCACTTCAAT GCAATCACAGCTCATGGGCAGCAAAAGTAAGCAAAAATGGAGAGGTTGCGGTTAATGAGGTGGAGATGACCGAGGAGAGCTACATGGACATCACG GAGGAGGTGGTGGTAGTCAACAAACATCTCAAAGTAGCAg AAATGAGTGAGTTGCCCATATCCACACGCACGCGCAGTACTGAATGCAGACAAAAGAAAAGGCAGCGGGAAGAACCAGAAGAGAGCAACGTGGAGAACCGACCTGAAAAAATCTGCAG AGTGATCGAACCAGACGCAGAGATAGAACCTGATGCTGTTGTGCCTCAGACTAAAGAACATCTGGATGGAGAAACTGGAGGAGAACAAGGAGCAGCAACCTCGGTCCAGGTGGAGGAGGGCCCAGCAGACACAGAAATTCTG GTGGCAGAAGTCGATGAAGAAATTAGTGTCAGTCAGGAAGAAGAGAATGAGAAGTCAGCAGTCACAGCAGATGGTGCACAGACCACGCAAGAGCTCCCTCTAGAGGCTGAACCTGTCAACCAAAACGGCCCAGCTGAAGAGATAGAGACAGAGGGAGAATCACAG GATGACATCATTGGCACCCCTGAAGTTTCTGAAGTAGTGGAGCAGATTGACCAAGAACTTGTTACTGAGGAGAAACGGGAAGTTTCTCCTCCAgttgaggaggaagaggaagttcAGCAGGACCAGGAAGAGGAAGTAGCTCCTGCAGTTGAGGATGTAGCTTCAGCAGTTGAGGAAACTGAAGACACTGATCATTCACCAGCTGTTCCTGAGTCACCAGTCATTCCAGCCAACCTGGTTGAGTGTGTTTCTTCTGTGCAGGACAGTGATACAGTAGAGGGACCACCTGAGCTAGAAACTCCACACGAGGAGACGTCTCCTAGTGCAGCAGGTGGAGAAGACGTCATTATAGAAACAGAGAAGCCAGCTGTGAACCAACAAGATGAGACTGCCTCCGATGAGACACTTGAGACAGAGGAAAGCCAACCTGCAGTGGAGCACTCCGAAAAAGAGGAGCCAGAGGAAAAGAATTTTCCTCAGGCggaagaagaaaataaacagaaaaaagaggaGGACACTGCCACcactgaagatgatgatgatgaggggaAAAGCTCCGATGAAATTCAAGATTCTTCTCCAGGCGTTCGAATTCTTCGAGGAGGCAGGATCAAACCCGTCCCACCAACACCCAAGCACACATCCAGAAGACTGAGCAAAGCTGTTGTTATACAGGTGGTTGATGAAGAGGAAAACTTCACGAGCACTGAAGAGGAGAAGGGGAGCACAGAGGAAGATGAAGCTGCTGAACACAGTTCCGGAGAAGAGGAGGACCCTCCAGTGATTGACAGGAGAGTGTTGCGGAGGAAAACTAAAGTGATCCAGTCCACACCCACTAAAGCACAAAGACGcagtaaaaaattattacattaa
- the LOC113064095 gene encoding soluble lamin-associated protein of 75 kDa-like isoform X2, which translates to MDFPVDVLVSGRLEDLEGPAQSYMNKLLYSNPDNTQYFTLPSMRKIQISPASVGFVPLYGANLKHKVLALFAPEDQFTAVALFLAGQWYTVEDILRTSNLAREGLVKVRSVGERTVLYVLNRIIYRTMEMGSKEVPFLCHGEDVFAKILWKNGEAVGFYSVKSKGSLCNSFVSQCYLLPVMDSIFVRKDHRGNGHGLQMLEDFVDSFTDDELGVKYPLTPAMQRVCRKYLSTYPADVDLLWEVEGVGGPYQKVKVANKLDSMALQCNHSSWAAKVSKNGEVAVNEVEMTEESYMDITEEVVVVNKHLKVAEMSELPISTRTRSTECRQKKRQREEPEESNVENRPEKICRVIEPDAEIEPDAVVPQTKEHLDGETGGEQGAATSVQVEEGPADTEILVAEVDEEISVSQEEENEKSAVTADGAQTTQELPLEAEPVNQNGPAEEIETEGESQDDIIGTPEVSEVVEQIDQELVTEEKREVSPPVEEEEEVQQDQEEEVAPAVEDVASAVEETEDTDHSPAVPESPVIPANLVECVSSVQDSDTVEGPPELETPHEETSPSAAGGEDVIIETEKPAVNQQDETASDETLETEESQPAVEHSEKEEPEEKNFPQAEEENKQKKEEDTATTEDDDDEGKSSDEIQDSSPGVRILRGGRIKPVPPTPKHTSRRLSKAVVIQVVDEEENFTSTEEEKGSTEEDEAAEHSSGEEEDPPVIDRRVLRRKTKVIQSTPTKAQRRSKKLLH; encoded by the exons ATGGATTTCCCTGTAGATGTGTTGGTGTCTGGCAGACTGGAGGACTTGGAAGGTCCAGCCCAGAGCTACATGAACAAACTGCTCTACAGCAACCCAGATAACACACAATACTTTACCCTGCCCAGCATGAGaaag ATCCAGATCAGCCCTGCCAGTGTCGGGTTTGTTCCTCTTTATGGAGCAAATCTAAAACACAAAGTCCTGGCTCTGTTTGCTCCTGAGGACCAGTTCACAG ctgtgGCATTGTTCTTAGCTGGCCAGTGGTACACCGTGGAAGATATTCTCAGAACGTCAAATCTTGCAAGAGAAGGCCTTGTGAAg GTGAGGTCTGTCGGGGAGAGGACTGTCTTATACGTGCTGAACCGTATCATTTATCGGACGATGGAAATGGGTTCTAAGGAGGTGCCATTCCTGTGCCATGGAGAAGATGTCTTTGCGAAAATCCTCTGGAAGAATGGAGAGGCGGTGGGCTTCTACTCCGTCAAATCTAAAG GTAGCTTGTGTAATAGCTTTGTGAGCCAGTGCTATCTGCTTCCTGTCATGGACTCTATATTTGTGCGGAAGGATCACCGTGGTAACGGTCATGGCTTGCAGATGTTGGAGGACTTTGTAGACTCCTTTACAGATGATGAACTGGGCGTGAAATACCCTTTAACACCAGCAATGCAAAGGG TATGCAGAAAGTACCTGAGCACATACCCGGCTGATGTGGACCTGTTGTGGGAGGTGGAAGGAGTTGGAGGTCCCTACCAGAAAGTGAAAGTGGCAAACAAACTTGACTCCATGGCACTTCAAT GCAATCACAGCTCATGGGCAGCAAAAGTAAGCAAAAATGGAGAGGTTGCGGTTAATGAGGTGGAGATGACCGAGGAGAGCTACATGGACATCACG GAGGAGGTGGTGGTAGTCAACAAACATCTCAAAGTAGCAg AAATGAGTGAGTTGCCCATATCCACACGCACGCGCAGTACTGAATGCAGACAAAAGAAAAGGCAGCGGGAAGAACCAGAAGAGAGCAACGTGGAGAACCGACCTGAAAAAATCTGCAG AGTGATCGAACCAGACGCAGAGATAGAACCTGATGCTGTTGTGCCTCAGACTAAAGAACATCTGGATGGAGAAACTGGAGGAGAACAAGGAGCAGCAACCTCGGTCCAGGTGGAGGAGGGCCCAGCAGACACAGAAATTCTG GTGGCAGAAGTCGATGAAGAAATTAGTGTCAGTCAGGAAGAAGAGAATGAGAAGTCAGCAGTCACAGCAGATGGTGCACAGACCACGCAAGAGCTCCCTCTAGAGGCTGAACCTGTCAACCAAAACGGCCCAGCTGAAGAGATAGAGACAGAGGGAGAATCACAG GATGACATCATTGGCACCCCTGAAGTTTCTGAAGTAGTGGAGCAGATTGACCAAGAACTTGTTACTGAGGAGAAACGGGAAGTTTCTCCTCCAgttgaggaggaagaggaagttcAGCAGGACCAGGAAGAGGAAGTAGCTCCTGCAGTTGAGGATGTAGCTTCAGCAGTTGAGGAAACTGAAGACACTGATCATTCACCAGCTGTTCCTGAGTCACCAGTCATTCCAGCCAACCTGGTTGAGTGTGTTTCTTCTGTGCAGGACAGTGATACAGTAGAGGGACCACCTGAGCTAGAAACTCCACACGAGGAGACGTCTCCTAGTGCAGCAGGTGGAGAAGACGTCATTATAGAAACAGAGAAGCCAGCTGTGAACCAACAAGATGAGACTGCCTCCGATGAGACACTTGAGACAGAGGAAAGCCAACCTGCAGTGGAGCACTCCGAAAAAGAGGAGCCAGAGGAAAAGAATTTTCCTCAGGCggaagaagaaaataaacagaaaaaagaggaGGACACTGCCACcactgaagatgatgatgatgaggggaAAAGCTCCGATGAAATTCAAGATTCTTCTCCAGGCGTTCGAATTCTTCGAGGAGGCAGGATCAAACCCGTCCCACCAACACCCAAGCACACATCCAGAAGACTGAGCAAAGCTGTTGTTATACAGGTGGTTGATGAAGAGGAAAACTTCACGAGCACTGAAGAGGAGAAGGGGAGCACAGAGGAAGATGAAGCTGCTGAACACAGTTCCGGAGAAGAGGAGGACCCTCCAGTGATTGACAGGAGAGTGTTGCGGAGGAAAACTAAAGTGATCCAGTCCACACCCACTAAAGCACAAAGACGcagtaaaaaattattacattaa